GATATGCGATATCCTGAGATACACCGATGACTTCTTCTGTTCTTTTCTTTACCCGATCTACGTTGATTGAAGCTTGTTCCAGTGCGCTCTGAAACGCCATGGTCCTCATCTCAAACGTAAGATAACCGCCTACCAGTAATACCGGAAGTAACGTAGTGAGTAAAAAAGCAAGCAACAGCTTATTGCGGATTTTGATGTCATTCAACAGCTTAACAATCCATTGGAACATGGCCTTCCGCCCCCCGAAACCTTCACTATCTCATGCAGAGTTTAACGCTGCCCTGGAGATACCCCATACTTTACAGAAGAAAAATAGGAACGGCAACAACTACGAATACAGCCTATCCTCAGATCAATAAACGAGATAGTCATAAAAAGGTCCTTCGCCATATGCGAAAGACCTTTTTTATCAGACATATCAAGCATAAACCCTTCGGCGTCCTTAATTATTGGCGGTACGCTGCCAGCTTGTTATTCAGTTCACGGGTCTGACCGTAGACTTCCTGATAGAGGTTAAATAAACCGTCATAGATCGCCGCTTGCTTCGGATCTGGTTTATACACATCCGCAGGACGGATGAAAGCTTCTGCACATGCACTAAGAGAAGTGAACCAGCCGCTACCGTAAGCTGCCAACATCGCTGCTCCCATAGCCGGACCCTGCTCACTTTCAAGCTTCACGATGGATGCATTGAAAATATCTGCTTGCATCTGGAGCCATGCCTCATTTTTAGCCCCGCCACCGATCGCAATGATTTCTGTAATCTCTTTGCCTGAATCACGTACAATCTCAATAGATTCACGTAGCGAAAAGGTGATGCCTTCTAATACAGAACGTGTAAAATGAGTCAACGTATGCCCTGAATCCATACCAATAAAGCTTCCGCGAATATTCGCATCTGGATGAGGTGTACGTTCCCCTACGATATAAGGTGTAAAGAGCAGTCCGCCGCTACCCGCTGGAATGGAAGCTACTCCACTTAGCAATTCATCAAAGCTTTTGTCTGCCGCAAAGGTTTCTTTGAACCATGTAAGGCTATGACCAGCCGCTAGAGTAACGCCCATGATATAGTAGGCATCTTTTTCACCATGGTTGAAGAAATGGACTTTGCCTTCGAGATTTAAATCTTTGTTGCTCTCATAGGAAAGAACTACACCAGATGTACCAATACTGCACATCGTCCGACCTTCACCAAGGACACCTGCCCCAAGTGCTCCACATGCATTATCCGCACCACCAGCAAATACCTTTGTTGATGATAAAAGACCTGATGCTTCCGCAATATCCGGCAATAACGTTCCTGTCTGTTCAAAGGACTCTACCAGTCTAGGACAAAGGGAAAGCGGCAGTTCAAAAGCTTCAGCAATTTCAGCACTCCACGTTTTAGAACCTACATCTAATAGAAGCGTTCCTGCAGCATCGGAATAATCCATCGCATAATCACCGGTCAACCGGAGACGGACATAGTCTTTTGGCAACAGGAACTGATGCGCTTGTGATAATACCTCAGGTTCATTCTCTTGTATCCATAGAATTTTAGGAAGTGTGAAGCCTTCCAGCGCACGGTTTCTAGCAACCTCAATAAGCTTTGCTCCGAGCGTCTTCTCAATTCTTCTGCACTGTGCAGTAGTACGAGTATCATTCCAAAGAATGGCCGGACGAAGCACTTGCCCTTCCTTATCCACTAGTACCAATCCGTGCATTTGCCCGGAGAAGCTAAGACCATCAACTTGTGATGGATCTATGCCCGATACTTCAATCAAACGACGAAGACTGACCAGCGTACCTTTTACCCAGTCCTCAGGATTTTGTTCGCTCCAGTTCGGCTGCGGTCTGCTTAGCGGGTAGGACTCGGAATGCTCAAAAGCCACCTTGCCCTGTGGGTCCACTAGAACAGTCTTCACTGCGCTAGTGCCCAAATCTACACCAATAACGTATTTCATTTTTTACCTCCTAAAAGTTTTATGGAGCTTAGCTACTTGATTCTCTTCGCAATAAAACTTACTTCGAAAGCATCCTGCTTAGTTTTATGAGCATAAGCTTCATTGAATTACTTCGAGTAAAACTTACTTCGTAAGCATCCACTTAGTTTTATGAGCGTTTCTAGAATATCTTTGTACAAAAAGGGGGCTGCCGAAGAATGCTCTCTTCAGCAACCCCCGTTGCATTTGTTCAAACTGGATTCAAAGCCTAAGCTTCAAGGTCCCTGTAAAGACTACTCAGCCAAGATGTATTGGTTAAGGGTAGCTCTCAAGTATTCTTGGCGTCCGGATTGGTTAGGACGTGGGTTCTCATTGTTCAAAGCATATTCAGCCAAGGAAGCCAAAGTTGCTTTGCCGGATACGATGTCCGCACCAACGCCTTCATTGAAGCTGCTGTAACGTTTTTCAACGAAATCTTCGAATACGCGATCTTCGATCAATTTAGCAGCTACTTTCAAGCCTTTTGCATAAGTATCCATACCAGCGATATGTGCTAGGAACAGATCCTCAGGCTCAAAGGAAGGACGACGTACTTTAGAGTCAAAGTTGATTCCGCCTTTGCCAAGACCATCATTCTTGAGTACTTCATACAGTGTAAGTGTTGCATCGTAGATGTTAACTGGGAATTCATCTGTATCCCATCCGAGCAATGTATCACCTTGGTTAGCATCAAGCGATCCGAGCATGCCGTTGATACGAGCTACACGAAGCTCATGTTCAAAAGTATGACCTGCAAGCGTAGCATGGTTAGCTTCAAGGTTCAGCTTGAAGTGCTTGTCGAGATTGTATTTTTGTAAGAAAGAGATCGTTGTTGCTGCATCGAAATCATATTGATGTTTCGTAGGCTCTTTTGGTTTAGGCTCGATCAGGAATTGACCGTCAAAGCCGATTTCCTTAGCGTAATCTACAGCCATGCTGAACAGACGAGCAATGTTGTCTTGTTCAAGACCCATATCTGTATTCAGCAATTCTTCGTAACCCTCACGACCGCCCCAGAATACATAGTTGCTAGCGCCCAGACGTTTACCAACTTCCAGACCTTTCTTCACTTGTGCTGCTGCATGTGCGAAAACATCAGCGTTAGGTGTAGAACCTGCACCGTGCATGTAACGTGGGTTAGTGAACATATTAGCTGTATTCCACAACAATTTCTTGCCGGAAGTCTTCATGCCTTGTTCAAGGATATCAACGATAGTGTCGATGTTGCTGTAGAATTCACGCAAAGATGCGCCTTCAGGTGCGATATCTACATCATGGAAGCAGAAGTAAGGCAGATCCATCTTGTCCATAAATTCAAATGCTGCTTCAGCGCGAGCCTTAGCTTTGTCCAGACCGTTCAATTTGTTCCAGCTGCGAATTGCTGTTTCAGCGCCAAACGGATCAGAACCGCCAGCAGTTAATGTATGCCAATAAGCCATTGCAAATTTCAGATGTTCTTCCATAGTTTTGCCGGCTACGACTTCTTTAGGATTGTAAAATTTAAATGCGAAAGGGTTGGTGGAACGGCTTCCCTCGTAAGAGATTTTGTTCACTGTCTCAAAATAAGCCATTGTGTAATCCTCCTCAATTTGTGCTTCGCCCGCAAGCGTTTACAGGATCATCTTAACACATCTTTTGGACTTTGTATATTGGTTAAACAAAGTTTTGATAAGTTTTTTATGACCATTTTTTGGGACCCTGTCTAGCCTCCTCTCTCCTCTTCCCCAATATAGGAGATCCCTGTTGGAAAATTTCCTCTGGACGCTACGTATTGCAATTTGCAGCACATCACTCTAGACTAAGTGGCATACAACAAATGGGAACTATGCCAAGCTAAAATGCCTTTAGCGTCCTTTTAAGGACGGTAAGCGTTTATGCGAGAATTATAAGGAGAAAGTATACCGTGAAGCTTATACTTTCTTATAATTTAAGAAGGATGTGTGATTTGTGAAGGTTACTGGAGACCAAGCGCTGGTCAAAAAAATAAATAAATCGATTGTACTACATACCATTCGAAGACACTCTCCACTCTCGCGCGCGAAGGTCTCAGAGATGACCGGACTGAATAAAGCTACTGTGTCCAATTTGGTAGCCGAGCTGTGCACGCAAGAATTGGTAACTGAAGTTGGACCTGGGGAATCAAGCGGTGGCCGCAAACCGTTAATGCTGCATTTTAACACGATGGCTGGTAGTGTAATCGGCATAGAATTACGGGTAAAGCAGCTAACAGCGGTCTTATGTGATCTGAGCGGGGGCATTCTTTACGAAAGCGATTTTTCTTTAGAAAACCATGATTTCCCTTACGTTCTGGAACAAATGAAAAAACTTATCTCAGGCTTGATTATCAACGCTCCAGAATCCCCTTACGGCATCGTCGGCATCGGAGTAGGTGTCCCCGGGATGGTGGATGAAAATGGTGTTGTACTCTTCGCTCCCAACCTTGGCTGGGAAATGGTCGAGCTGCGAGCGATCCTCGAAGCTGAATTTTCCGTTCCTGTCACCATTGATAACGAAGCGAACGCGGGTGCACAGGGTGAACTCAACTTTGGAGCGGCACGAGAGGTAAGGCATCTCCTTTACATCAGTGCGGGATCAGGGATCGGATCTGGAATTATTATTGGTGGAGAACTATACAAGGGTGCAAGAGGATATGCCGGCGAAACCGGACATATGACGATTGAAGCCCAAGGCAAGCCTTGCAGTTGCGGGAGTCGTGGCTGTTGGGAGTTATATGCCTCTGAGAAAACTTATGATAATCCCGATCTCTCCCTCCCTGCCCATACTACGCCAGAGCTGGTTCGCTATGCAGCCGGCGGGCAAGAAGACGCCCTGCATCACTTCTCAACGATGGGTGAATATCTCGGTATCGGGGTGACCAATCTAATCAATAGCTTCAATCCAGAGCTTATTGTGATCGGTGGGGCATTGTCTGAGGCTGAAGAATGGCTAGGCAAACCGCTGCGCCGGGTTGTAGCTGAGCGTACTCTTCCTTACCATAAGCAGCAACTCGAAATTACATTCTCTAAGCTCGGCAGCCGTGGAACGATGATCGGCGCAGGTTTCTCTGCTGTTATGCATTTCCTGGGCGATATTCGGGTGACCCTATAATCCATAACGGTAAGCGAAGCGTTTATGTGAGAAATATAAGAATAATTTATAGCGTGGAACATATACATTCTTATATTTTGAAATAATTGACGTAAAATTGACGCATTTGAGTGAATCAAAAGTGCAGTAAAAAGAACAGAAATCCTATATAATAAAGGTCAAGCTAGTGTGACATTTATCACTACAACCCCTTTTTTGAAATGGAGAGCGAGTCCATGACCTATGTTGATACGTCTGATATCTCGGCACAGATGTTCATCACTGTGTTGCTTTTTCTGCTCATTATTGCCCCTTTGATCAGCCTCGGCGTGCTCCGTTTTTTTCAAGCTAAAAAGAAATCAGGATTTATTCTTATTGGCAGCGGCGCTGCTGTATACGTACTATTTCAGCTCATTACATCTTTCACTCAAACCTAAACTCTACTTCTAGATCTACTTTCATAAAAATAGTCTGCGCACAGATGCGTCAGACTATTTTTTGTATGCTTAAAGCTCGCAAGCATTTTATACTTTCTTATATTTCAAAAAAGACCGCCTCCTGATCGGAAGCGGCCCATTACAATTTCCTTACGGAAATCTTATTTAACAAGAAGAAACGACTTTATCGTCCTATTAAGACGACATCGGTTCCTCGTAGAAATATAAGGATATTATAGTTGTGCAGCATATAAATTCTTATATTTTTAAACAGTCGCGAGTGCTTTGTCGAACTGAGTTTTGTTCATGCCAACAATTTTATGCTCACCGATTACAGTTACAGGAATAGCCCT
This genomic stretch from Paenibacillus sp. FSL H7-0737 harbors:
- the xylB gene encoding xylulokinase, yielding MKYVIGVDLGTSAVKTVLVDPQGKVAFEHSESYPLSRPQPNWSEQNPEDWVKGTLVSLRRLIEVSGIDPSQVDGLSFSGQMHGLVLVDKEGQVLRPAILWNDTRTTAQCRRIEKTLGAKLIEVARNRALEGFTLPKILWIQENEPEVLSQAHQFLLPKDYVRLRLTGDYAMDYSDAAGTLLLDVGSKTWSAEIAEAFELPLSLCPRLVESFEQTGTLLPDIAEASGLLSSTKVFAGGADNACGALGAGVLGEGRTMCSIGTSGVVLSYESNKDLNLEGKVHFFNHGEKDAYYIMGVTLAAGHSLTWFKETFAADKSFDELLSGVASIPAGSGGLLFTPYIVGERTPHPDANIRGSFIGMDSGHTLTHFTRSVLEGITFSLRESIEIVRDSGKEITEIIAIGGGAKNEAWLQMQADIFNASIVKLESEQGPAMGAAMLAAYGSGWFTSLSACAEAFIRPADVYKPDPKQAAIYDGLFNLYQEVYGQTRELNNKLAAYRQ
- the xylA gene encoding xylose isomerase, producing the protein MAYFETVNKISYEGSRSTNPFAFKFYNPKEVVAGKTMEEHLKFAMAYWHTLTAGGSDPFGAETAIRSWNKLNGLDKAKARAEAAFEFMDKMDLPYFCFHDVDIAPEGASLREFYSNIDTIVDILEQGMKTSGKKLLWNTANMFTNPRYMHGAGSTPNADVFAHAAAQVKKGLEVGKRLGASNYVFWGGREGYEELLNTDMGLEQDNIARLFSMAVDYAKEIGFDGQFLIEPKPKEPTKHQYDFDAATTISFLQKYNLDKHFKLNLEANHATLAGHTFEHELRVARINGMLGSLDANQGDTLLGWDTDEFPVNIYDATLTLYEVLKNDGLGKGGINFDSKVRRPSFEPEDLFLAHIAGMDTYAKGLKVAAKLIEDRVFEDFVEKRYSSFNEGVGADIVSGKATLASLAEYALNNENPRPNQSGRQEYLRATLNQYILAE
- a CDS encoding ROK family transcriptional regulator gives rise to the protein MKVTGDQALVKKINKSIVLHTIRRHSPLSRAKVSEMTGLNKATVSNLVAELCTQELVTEVGPGESSGGRKPLMLHFNTMAGSVIGIELRVKQLTAVLCDLSGGILYESDFSLENHDFPYVLEQMKKLISGLIINAPESPYGIVGIGVGVPGMVDENGVVLFAPNLGWEMVELRAILEAEFSVPVTIDNEANAGAQGELNFGAAREVRHLLYISAGSGIGSGIIIGGELYKGARGYAGETGHMTIEAQGKPCSCGSRGCWELYASEKTYDNPDLSLPAHTTPELVRYAAGGQEDALHHFSTMGEYLGIGVTNLINSFNPELIVIGGALSEAEEWLGKPLRRVVAERTLPYHKQQLEITFSKLGSRGTMIGAGFSAVMHFLGDIRVTL